One Dokdonia sp. Dokd-P16 genomic window carries:
- a CDS encoding 2TM domain-containing protein, producing the protein MESNTSKYERAKKRVEEEKGFYRHLTVYLVINILLQLFYSGMFFNFDVLGNAPWWVRYTTPFFWGLSLLVHWIYVFKGFRFFKGLKKWEDRKIQEFMDQEEEEFSNRFRENRNS; encoded by the coding sequence ATGGAATCAAATACAAGTAAATACGAACGCGCAAAAAAACGTGTAGAAGAAGAGAAAGGGTTTTACAGGCATCTCACGGTTTATCTTGTGATAAACATCCTGCTGCAATTATTCTACTCGGGGATGTTCTTTAACTTCGATGTGCTGGGTAATGCTCCTTGGTGGGTACGTTATACAACACCATTTTTCTGGGGATTATCGCTGCTAGTACATTGGATTTATGTTTTTAAAGGATTCCGCTTCTTTAAAGGATTAAAGAAATGGGAAGATCGCAAGATTCAAGAGTTTATGGATCAAGAGGAAGAAGAGTTTTCAAACCGCTTTCGCGAAAACAGGAACTCATGA
- a CDS encoding Lacal_2735 family protein encodes MFGLFKKKSEVEKLQEKHKKILEKAYQLSKSDRSASDSLYAEAAEIEKQISQHS; translated from the coding sequence ATGTTCGGATTATTTAAAAAGAAAAGCGAAGTAGAGAAACTTCAGGAAAAACACAAAAAAATTTTAGAAAAGGCGTACCAACTATCTAAGAGTGATAGAAGTGCAAGTGATAGTCTATATGCAGAAGCTGCAGAGATTGAGAAGCAAATATCACAGCATTCATAA
- a CDS encoding Crp/Fnr family transcriptional regulator, producing the protein MSKIWFLEDVNVFSVLCPHKTKQYRKRHNFSQYGKQDFIYFEEDAANKVYLIEKGKVKLGYYAEDGKEVVRAILTKGELFGEKAILGEESRSEFAQSIDAKTSVCPVPVCQMQELMRNNHSFSLKVYKFLGIRFKKLERRLDLLLFKDATTRVKEFMTELAEDYGYCCPNTGDTVIKHPYTQKDIASLIGTSRPTLNAIMNELKATQFLEFSRNEIRIKVA; encoded by the coding sequence ATGTCAAAAATCTGGTTTCTTGAAGATGTAAATGTTTTTAGCGTGTTGTGTCCCCATAAAACAAAGCAGTATAGAAAGCGGCATAACTTCTCACAATACGGGAAGCAGGACTTTATTTACTTTGAGGAGGATGCGGCAAATAAGGTGTATTTGATAGAGAAGGGTAAGGTAAAGCTGGGCTACTATGCAGAGGATGGTAAGGAGGTGGTGCGGGCGATACTTACTAAGGGCGAACTCTTTGGCGAGAAGGCAATACTAGGGGAGGAGTCGCGCAGTGAGTTTGCACAGTCTATAGATGCAAAAACCTCGGTATGCCCCGTGCCGGTGTGCCAGATGCAGGAGTTAATGCGCAATAACCACAGCTTTAGTCTTAAGGTGTATAAATTTCTCGGGATCAGGTTTAAAAAGTTAGAACGCCGTCTGGACTTGCTACTCTTTAAAGATGCAACCACACGTGTAAAGGAATTTATGACAGAACTAGCCGAAGATTATGGCTACTGCTGCCCAAATACGGGTGATACCGTAATTAAACATCCCTACACGCAAAAAGATATTGCGAGTCTCATAGGCACCTCACGACCTACGCTTAATGCGATTATGAACGAGCTTAAGGCGACGCAGTTTTTAGAATTTTCTCGTAATGAAATTCGCATAAAAGTGGCATAA
- a CDS encoding 2TM domain-containing protein, whose amino-acid sequence MNTSNQKTKYDRAQAKVSELKEFYNHLGTYLIFVCFFLILNFYTTGFFWAIFPIAGWGIGILSHAAKTFGWNPFFSKDWEKRKIDEYIRNEDFK is encoded by the coding sequence ATGAACACATCAAATCAAAAAACCAAGTACGACAGAGCACAAGCAAAAGTAAGTGAGCTTAAAGAATTTTATAACCACCTAGGGACCTACCTCATCTTTGTATGTTTCTTCTTAATATTAAACTTTTATACCACAGGTTTTTTCTGGGCTATATTTCCTATCGCAGGTTGGGGGATCGGGATACTAAGTCATGCTGCAAAGACCTTTGGCTGGAATCCTTTCTTTTCAAAAGATTGGGAAAAACGTAAGATAGATGAGTACATTCGTAACGAGGACTTTAAATAA
- a CDS encoding tRNA-(ms[2]io[6]A)-hydroxylase produces MLHLKLPTDPRWVNIVEKNIEEILTDHAYCEQKAASSAISFIIGFPEYTELVSAMSDLAMEEMSHFKMVHDIMVERGLHLGRERKDAYVHKLRFFFPKGGSRVESLVNRLLVAALIEGRSCERFRLLSEELEDKKLAKFYRKLMISEAGHYTMFLNFARQYGDRAKVDAKWQELLDFEKQVMKDLSVTETIHG; encoded by the coding sequence ATGCTCCACCTTAAATTACCTACAGATCCTCGCTGGGTAAATATTGTAGAAAAAAACATAGAAGAAATACTTACGGACCACGCCTACTGCGAGCAGAAAGCTGCTTCAAGTGCGATTTCGTTTATCATAGGTTTTCCAGAATACACAGAGCTTGTGAGTGCAATGAGTGATCTTGCTATGGAAGAAATGAGCCACTTTAAAATGGTGCATGACATCATGGTAGAAAGAGGATTACACCTAGGTCGTGAGCGCAAAGATGCTTATGTGCACAAGCTACGCTTCTTTTTCCCAAAAGGAGGATCAAGAGTAGAGAGTTTAGTAAATAGATTATTGGTTGCGGCACTGATTGAAGGTAGAAGCTGTGAGCGTTTCCGCTTACTGTCTGAGGAGCTTGAAGATAAAAAGCTTGCGAAGTTTTACCGAAAACTCATGATAAGCGAGGCTGGACACTATACGATGTTCTTAAACTTTGCCCGCCAGTACGGAGACAGAGCAAAAGTAGATGCGAAGTGGCAAGAACTTTTAGATTTTGAAAAGCAAGTGATGAAGGATCTAAGTGTTACAGAAACCATACACGGATAA
- a CDS encoding GNAT family N-acetyltransferase — translation MNHFPLTTQRITLRPITIADLDVIHNLHSLPETDAYNALGIPESITATKAIITPWIADNNQENITNHTLAMVRSEDQKFIGLYGLKIDSPKYQRAEIWYKIHRDYWNNGYATEATLAILDFSFDTLHLHRVTAGCAVQNIGSYKVLEKVGMTREGRCRQILPLSTGWADNYEYAILESDPRKR, via the coding sequence ATGAATCACTTCCCACTAACCACCCAACGGATAACCCTACGCCCTATCACGATTGCAGATCTTGATGTGATACACAACTTGCACTCGCTACCAGAAACAGATGCATATAATGCACTTGGCATACCAGAAAGTATCACAGCAACCAAGGCGATTATCACTCCCTGGATAGCAGATAACAATCAAGAAAACATCACAAATCACACCCTTGCCATGGTGCGTAGCGAAGATCAAAAGTTTATAGGACTCTACGGACTGAAAATAGACAGCCCAAAATACCAAAGAGCCGAAATCTGGTATAAAATACACCGCGACTACTGGAACAACGGTTATGCTACCGAAGCAACGCTAGCTATCCTTGATTTTTCATTTGACACCCTACACCTACACCGTGTAACAGCTGGCTGCGCAGTACAGAATATAGGCTCTTATAAAGTACTAGAAAAAGTAGGCATGACTAGAGAAGGCAGATGCAGACAGATCCTCCCACTAAGCACTGGCTGGGCAGATAATTATGAATATGCCATCTTAGAAAGTGATCCCCGCAAGCGCTAG
- a CDS encoding TlpA family protein disulfide reductase — MILLLIIPQTRTPIQVAINKVKVAIFSPSAFAKKDQTQLQSFDYKVSSLEGIPVEVGVGKGKVTFISYWATWCPPCIAELPSIAELHADYGDKMTFLLITNEDPEVVKKFMIKRELDLPAVLPAMETPELLFERSIPTSYIIDQEGNIVVKETGASNWNSDSIRTIIDNLLAKD; from the coding sequence GTGATTCTCCTGCTTATTATTCCGCAGACGAGGACTCCTATTCAAGTGGCAATAAATAAGGTGAAGGTGGCGATTTTTTCTCCGTCCGCTTTCGCGAAAAAGGACCAAACTCAACTCCAGTCTTTTGATTATAAAGTAAGCTCGCTTGAAGGAATCCCAGTCGAAGTAGGCGTAGGGAAGGGCAAAGTCACTTTTATAAGTTACTGGGCAACCTGGTGCCCTCCGTGTATTGCCGAACTACCATCTATAGCCGAACTGCATGCAGATTATGGAGATAAAATGACGTTCTTGCTCATCACAAACGAAGATCCTGAAGTAGTCAAAAAGTTTATGATCAAAAGAGAGCTAGACCTCCCAGCAGTACTACCTGCGATGGAAACACCGGAGCTACTTTTTGAACGCTCGATACCTACGAGTTACATCATAGATCAAGAAGGAAATATTGTGGTGAAAGAAACAGGCGCCTCAAACTGGAATAGCGACAGCATAAGAACCATTATAGACAACCTACTCGCCAAAGATTAA
- a CDS encoding helix-turn-helix domain-containing protein, which yields MNKFGNLIRTKREKQDMLLRHLSAELDIDTAQMSKIERGERTAKREHLHQLIKIFNLNEADTTALWLADQVYAVVENEDEALKALIVAEKEVKYQKKGTK from the coding sequence ATGAATAAGTTTGGAAACCTTATCAGAACGAAAAGAGAAAAGCAGGATATGCTATTGCGACACCTTTCAGCAGAACTAGATATAGACACCGCTCAAATGAGTAAAATAGAAAGAGGGGAACGAACGGCTAAACGTGAACACTTACACCAGCTCATTAAAATCTTTAATCTTAACGAAGCAGACACAACAGCTCTTTGGTTGGCAGACCAGGTATATGCTGTAGTGGAGAATGAAGATGAAGCACTAAAGGCATTAATTGTAGCTGAAAAAGAAGTTAAATACCAAAAAAAAGGAACTAAATAA
- a CDS encoding 2TM domain-containing protein yields METQKEKYQRATEHVQNVKKFYGKIINAIIVSAIVAAINYYVNEFRNPWVLWVIGFSLLGIVIEAIKLYGINFFLGKGWEQRKIQEHLKKEENESQSNTLFKK; encoded by the coding sequence ATGGAAACACAGAAAGAAAAGTATCAAAGAGCTACAGAACATGTGCAAAATGTTAAGAAATTTTATGGCAAGATTATCAATGCTATTATCGTTTCGGCTATTGTTGCAGCTATAAATTACTATGTTAATGAGTTTCGCAATCCGTGGGTATTGTGGGTAATTGGCTTCTCTTTACTAGGTATCGTTATTGAAGCTATCAAGCTATATGGTATCAACTTTTTTTTAGGCAAGGGATGGGAGCAACGTAAAATACAAGAGCATTTAAAAAAGGAAGAAAACGAATCGCAGTCTAATACACTATTTAAGAAATAA
- a CDS encoding DNA polymerase III subunit gamma/tau, translating into MEPFIVSARKYRPTTFKDVVGQQAITNTLENAIRNNHLAQALLFCGPRGVGKTSCARILAKQINTDENTSPDEDFAFNVFELDAASNNSVDDIRSLIDQVRIPPQVGKYKVYIIDEVHMLSAAAFNAFLKTLEEPPKHAIFILATTEKHKIIPTILSRCQIFDFKRITVTDARKHLVQIAQEEGIEADEEALHIIAQKADGAMRDALSIFDRVVSFSGKTLTRKAVTENLNVLDYDTYFTTTDYLLTNDIPQVLVQYNDILSRGFDGHHYIAGLASHFRDLMVCKNPPTIHLLEVGDTTKKKYYEQSQKTDMAFLMEAINIANDCDLKFRTSRNQRLLVELCLMQLASITFDGEKKNDGPFLVPPSYYKVDHTQTGAAPQTQTAVAPTNTAATQAPSATSAAPVAAAATQAPSTPTPPPTAQQSVPVQENIAAQASSATQPSQAPTQNTAPTQNTAATQQAAPVTPQASPTTPSVPELSLRKDRVSGLSLKGLQKKKELELKKANKKVDIENLPTEPFTEVAMQAAWAEYVKRLLAKGERIIASNLEADQPTLNGTTIELEYPNETMKIEVERAQGPLLEFLKRSLNNYDITLGITVNEEVQRKYAYTAQERYDKLREHNPALDILRKTFDLDL; encoded by the coding sequence ATGGAACCTTTTATAGTATCTGCCCGAAAATACCGTCCCACCACCTTTAAAGATGTTGTAGGACAACAGGCTATTACTAACACTTTAGAAAACGCAATACGCAACAACCACCTCGCTCAGGCGCTACTCTTTTGTGGTCCTCGTGGTGTAGGTAAGACGAGTTGTGCACGTATTCTTGCAAAGCAAATTAATACCGACGAAAATACAAGCCCAGATGAGGACTTCGCTTTCAACGTATTTGAGCTTGATGCAGCGTCAAACAACTCTGTAGATGATATACGTAGTCTTATAGATCAAGTACGCATCCCACCACAAGTAGGAAAGTATAAAGTCTATATTATTGATGAGGTGCACATGCTCTCTGCAGCAGCTTTTAATGCGTTTCTTAAAACACTAGAAGAACCTCCCAAGCACGCTATCTTTATACTAGCGACTACAGAAAAACATAAAATCATCCCTACGATACTTTCTCGTTGTCAGATTTTTGACTTTAAGCGAATTACAGTGACAGATGCTCGTAAGCACCTTGTACAGATTGCGCAAGAAGAAGGTATTGAAGCAGATGAAGAAGCTTTACACATCATTGCTCAAAAGGCAGATGGTGCGATGCGTGATGCATTATCCATTTTTGACCGCGTAGTGAGCTTTAGTGGTAAAACGCTTACGCGAAAGGCAGTTACAGAGAACTTAAACGTTCTAGACTACGATACCTATTTTACCACCACAGATTATCTACTTACAAATGATATCCCACAAGTACTGGTACAGTATAACGATATCTTGTCTCGTGGTTTTGATGGACATCACTACATAGCTGGTCTTGCTTCTCACTTTAGAGATTTGATGGTTTGTAAAAATCCGCCGACGATTCATTTATTGGAAGTAGGCGATACTACTAAGAAAAAGTACTACGAGCAATCACAAAAAACTGATATGGCTTTCTTAATGGAAGCTATCAATATCGCAAATGATTGTGATCTCAAATTTAGAACCAGCCGCAACCAGCGACTTCTTGTAGAACTTTGCCTCATGCAACTTGCCTCTATCACTTTTGATGGAGAAAAAAAAAATGACGGTCCGTTCTTAGTACCACCTTCTTATTATAAAGTAGATCATACACAGACTGGCGCTGCACCACAAACGCAAACGGCAGTTGCTCCAACTAATACTGCAGCTACACAAGCACCAAGTGCTACAAGTGCTGCACCAGTAGCAGCGGCTGCTACGCAAGCACCGAGCACTCCTACTCCACCGCCTACTGCACAGCAAAGTGTTCCTGTACAAGAAAATATAGCTGCACAAGCTTCAAGTGCTACGCAACCATCACAAGCACCAACGCAAAACACAGCTCCTACACAAAACACTGCAGCTACACAGCAAGCTGCTCCCGTAACACCACAAGCATCACCTACCACTCCTAGCGTACCAGAATTATCTTTGCGCAAGGATCGTGTGTCTGGGTTATCGCTTAAAGGCTTACAGAAGAAAAAGGAGCTCGAACTCAAAAAAGCAAACAAGAAAGTAGATATTGAAAATCTACCTACAGAACCTTTTACAGAAGTTGCGATGCAAGCTGCCTGGGCAGAGTATGTAAAGCGTCTCCTTGCAAAAGGAGAACGTATTATTGCCTCTAACCTAGAAGCAGATCAGCCGACTTTAAATGGGACTACTATTGAACTAGAATATCCTAACGAGACGATGAAAATTGAGGTAGAACGCGCTCAAGGGCCACTACTTGAATTTTTAAAACGTAGTCTTAACAATTATGATATTACTTTAGGAATTACAGTAAATGAAGAAGTACAGCGCAAATATGCGTATACTGCTCAAGAACGATATGATAAACTACGAGAACATAATCCTGCGCTAGATATTCTCAGGAAAACATTTGATCTCGACCTATAA